From one Actinopolyspora saharensis genomic stretch:
- a CDS encoding MFS transporter: MFRSLRERNYRYYASGQVVSLTGTWMQRAAQDWLVLELSGGSPAALGVAVALQFLPTMLFTLYAGVIADRFDKRRMLILVQSGMGLCGVALGLLDVGGLVELWQVYALALALGCFSAFDAPVRQSFVVEMVGAAQLSNAVALNSMTFNLARIVGPAVAGGLITAVGTGPVFLINGLSSGAVVLGLLLMDTARLHRAAAPDGKRGQLLAGLRYVSGRPELILILSLVFCVSTFGMNFENAFAVIARNVFDRNAAGYGLLITALAVGTLTGASLAARRAGGRPRLRLVFGGAAAFGVLESVASLMPGYRTFALALVPVGIAVMTCTTAANSTVQLTVDPAVRGRVMGLYMMLFLGGRPLGGLLSGWLAEVFNGRAPLLIGGAAVALASLAGAGVLARRSTGLPAGPG, from the coding sequence ATGTTCCGCTCCTTGCGGGAGCGCAACTACCGCTACTACGCCTCCGGGCAGGTCGTGTCCCTGACCGGCACGTGGATGCAGCGCGCCGCCCAGGACTGGCTCGTGCTGGAGCTCTCCGGTGGGTCGCCCGCCGCCCTCGGGGTGGCCGTGGCCCTGCAGTTCCTGCCGACGATGCTGTTCACGCTCTACGCGGGCGTGATCGCCGACCGCTTCGACAAGCGGCGGATGCTGATCCTCGTGCAGAGCGGGATGGGGCTCTGCGGAGTGGCGCTCGGGCTGCTCGACGTCGGCGGACTCGTCGAGTTGTGGCAGGTGTACGCGCTCGCGCTGGCGCTCGGCTGCTTCTCCGCCTTCGACGCCCCGGTGCGGCAGTCCTTCGTCGTGGAGATGGTCGGTGCGGCCCAGCTGTCCAACGCGGTCGCGTTGAACTCGATGACGTTCAACCTGGCCCGGATCGTCGGCCCCGCCGTGGCGGGCGGGCTGATCACCGCGGTCGGCACCGGTCCCGTCTTCCTGATCAACGGCCTGAGCTCGGGCGCCGTGGTGCTCGGACTGCTGCTGATGGACACCGCGCGGCTGCACCGCGCCGCTGCCCCGGACGGGAAGCGCGGCCAGCTGCTGGCCGGGCTGCGCTACGTCTCGGGGCGCCCCGAACTGATCTTGATCCTGTCGCTGGTCTTCTGCGTGAGCACGTTCGGGATGAACTTCGAGAACGCCTTCGCCGTGATCGCGCGCAACGTGTTCGACCGGAACGCCGCCGGGTACGGACTGCTGATCACGGCGCTGGCCGTGGGCACGTTGACCGGGGCTTCGCTCGCGGCGCGCCGGGCCGGGGGACGTCCTCGGCTGCGCCTGGTGTTCGGCGGGGCGGCCGCGTTCGGCGTGCTGGAGTCCGTGGCCTCGCTGATGCCTGGTTACCGGACCTTCGCGCTGGCCCTCGTGCCGGTGGGAATCGCGGTGATGACGTGCACGACGGCGGCCAACTCCACGGTTCAGCTGACCGTCGATCCCGCGGTCCGCGGCCGGGTCATGGGGCTGTACATGATGTTGTTCCTGGGTGGCAGGCCGCTCGGTGGGCTGCTGTCCGGGTGGTTGGCCGAGGTGTTCAACGGCAGGGCGCCGCTGCTGATCGGAGGTGCCGCCGTGGCGCTGGCGAGCCTGGCCGGGGCCGGGGTGCTGGCCAGGAGGAGCACGGGGTTGCCCGCTGGTCCAGGTTAG
- a CDS encoding MarR family transcriptional regulator produces MSDTAERERTLATRLRVAIVRLNRRLRTQTESNVTLSQMSAMACLWRNGPLAPRELATKEGVQPPSMTRVIAALEDLGLVGRRQHPTDGRQAIVELTDSGRARMDQEVSVREQWLDLRLAELTEQERTTLSDAARILDRMAQL; encoded by the coding sequence GTGTCCGATACCGCTGAACGTGAGCGCACGCTGGCGACCAGGTTGCGCGTCGCGATCGTGCGCTTGAACCGCCGGTTGCGCACGCAGACCGAGTCGAACGTCACGCTGTCCCAGATGTCGGCGATGGCCTGCCTGTGGCGCAACGGTCCGCTGGCACCCCGGGAACTGGCCACGAAGGAGGGCGTCCAGCCGCCCTCCATGACCAGGGTGATCGCGGCGCTGGAGGATCTGGGGCTGGTCGGCAGGCGCCAACATCCCACCGACGGCAGGCAGGCGATCGTCGAACTCACCGACTCCGGCAGGGCGCGCATGGACCAGGAGGTGTCCGTGCGCGAGCAGTGGTTGGATCTGCGGTTGGCCGAGCTGACCGAGCAGGAGCGCACGACCCTCTCCGACGCCGCGCGGATTCTCGACCGGATGGCCCAGCTGTGA
- a CDS encoding DUF2530 domain-containing protein, producing the protein MAEDSSEPPNGTPSMRPVPSLPRRLAEPTPVVLTGTLSWLIAALVFGVLGWTDDGVSVHFWTCVVGTVLGLLGYGVFRWQRAASRRGSRGAWRGLAGLDG; encoded by the coding sequence GTGGCCGAGGACAGCTCGGAACCGCCGAACGGCACACCGTCGATGCGCCCGGTCCCATCGCTTCCGCGCAGGCTCGCGGAACCGACCCCCGTGGTCCTGACGGGAACGCTGAGCTGGTTGATCGCCGCCCTGGTGTTCGGAGTGCTGGGGTGGACCGACGACGGTGTCAGCGTGCACTTCTGGACCTGCGTGGTCGGCACGGTGCTCGGCCTGCTCGGGTACGGCGTCTTCCGCTGGCAGCGCGCCGCCTCGCGCCGCGGCTCCCGCGGCGCCTGGCGCGGGCTCGCAGGCCTGGACGGTTGA
- a CDS encoding sacsin N-terminal ATP-binding-like domain-containing protein produces the protein MLDSWRDSPTRFREDANAEEDLRLGGYRNRLLVELAQNAADAATAAGTTGRLVVTLRDGELRAANTGVPLDRGGVAGLAALRASPKRTENSVGRFGVGFAAVLAVTDAPRLVSTTGSVAFSAAETREEIEELTSSDGGTSAAARELLARTGEVPVLRLLWPVEEAPPEGFDTEVRLPLLPEVGGEELLDAMAEQAADLLLALPALEEIRVGRRSYSRAELDSGRVAVRSPEGERTWLLRWDSGEWPESTLTGLGVEQRARDGWWVCWAVELDADGNVAPLSRDVLHAPTPTEERLSLPARLLAGVPLEPDRRRASSSPATGLVLDRAARAYSELVTAVAPADRISLVPAPELPLSDTDERLRETILEELGEVEWLPAADGSAVTPRRATALDFHSPELVELLSDVVPGLLIAELSGQAHRRALRSLDVARMGAAELVRAVTGLQRPARWWRRLYDALAPVEQQDRAARDEFAALPVPLADGRTATGVREVLLPGGSDGAESAAALVRADVTGLRVAEPEAAHPMLERLGSRYAGADELLDTPALVEAVHNSVSDARSGTDPGPLAEAVFSLVESAGGRDWLGALALRDSDGEIRRADELLVPGAALLDVLDSGAVGAEAPLGVLEAATAERWPGWVLRSAGLLDSFAVVTEEEPDSPHEGLADTAEWWQEAERARGAEWPPARFVGVRDLDLVAGDRWPTALEMLCSEPTTLEALRDPGGYTSWWVSRYARLGGRPPRHWRSPEAEWLAGLYDPAPGTGLEDWQLRLAGVRTELDVSDGGDAEDLMHRLADAQRTVGAGVALRAHRVLAEAVACERFDPAEVDPPQAVRSVTGAVVTADRAVVLDEPWLIGVFEPALLVAGGTPEEFDAESLAELLDLPLASEQGVLEVLGQGVAQSWGDVARVPAACELLGVRVPYGQVVLRDGLRVRTAEGEHDVHWWVDGNGVVYSERSPDGLARALAWVTDRWDLRFAFAGLLAEATAVTLLR, from the coding sequence GTGCTCGACTCGTGGCGCGATTCACCCACCCGTTTCAGGGAGGACGCGAACGCGGAGGAGGACCTGCGGCTGGGGGGATATCGGAACCGCCTGCTGGTCGAACTCGCCCAGAACGCCGCCGACGCGGCCACGGCAGCGGGCACCACCGGGCGGCTGGTGGTGACCCTGCGGGACGGGGAGCTGCGGGCGGCCAACACGGGAGTTCCCCTGGACCGGGGTGGTGTGGCCGGGCTGGCCGCGCTGCGCGCCTCCCCCAAGCGAACCGAGAACTCCGTGGGCAGGTTCGGGGTGGGATTCGCCGCGGTCCTCGCGGTGACCGATGCCCCGCGGTTGGTCTCCACGACCGGGTCCGTGGCCTTCTCCGCAGCGGAGACCAGGGAGGAGATCGAGGAGCTGACCTCTTCCGACGGGGGGACTTCGGCGGCGGCGCGGGAACTCCTCGCGCGCACGGGCGAGGTGCCCGTGCTCCGGCTGCTCTGGCCGGTGGAGGAAGCACCGCCCGAGGGCTTCGACACCGAAGTGCGGTTGCCGCTGCTGCCCGAGGTCGGCGGTGAAGAGCTGTTGGACGCCATGGCCGAGCAGGCCGCCGACCTGCTGCTGGCGCTTCCCGCCCTGGAGGAGATCCGCGTCGGCCGGCGCTCGTACTCGAGGGCGGAGCTCGACTCGGGGAGAGTGGCGGTGCGCTCGCCCGAGGGGGAGCGCACCTGGCTGCTCCGGTGGGACTCCGGGGAGTGGCCGGAGTCGACGCTGACCGGGCTCGGCGTGGAGCAGCGCGCCCGCGACGGGTGGTGGGTGTGCTGGGCGGTCGAGCTGGACGCGGACGGGAACGTCGCGCCGCTGAGCCGCGACGTGCTGCACGCCCCCACGCCGACCGAGGAGCGGTTGTCCCTGCCCGCCCGGCTGCTCGCGGGGGTCCCGCTGGAACCGGACCGGAGGAGGGCCTCGTCCTCGCCCGCCACGGGGCTCGTGCTGGACCGGGCCGCGCGTGCCTACTCCGAGCTGGTCACGGCCGTTGCCCCCGCCGACCGGATCTCGCTGGTGCCCGCTCCCGAACTCCCGCTGTCCGACACCGACGAACGACTGCGGGAGACGATCCTCGAAGAGCTCGGGGAAGTCGAGTGGCTGCCCGCGGCCGACGGCTCGGCCGTCACACCGCGGCGGGCGACCGCGCTGGACTTCCACTCCCCGGAGCTGGTGGAACTGCTGTCCGATGTCGTGCCCGGGCTGTTGATCGCGGAGCTGTCGGGGCAGGCGCACCGGCGCGCGTTGCGCTCGCTCGACGTCGCCCGGATGGGTGCGGCCGAGCTGGTCCGGGCGGTCACCGGGCTGCAACGCCCGGCGCGGTGGTGGCGGCGGCTGTACGACGCGCTGGCGCCCGTCGAGCAGCAGGACCGCGCTGCTCGGGACGAGTTCGCGGCGCTGCCCGTGCCGCTGGCGGACGGACGCACCGCGACCGGTGTGCGCGAGGTGCTGCTGCCGGGAGGATCGGACGGGGCCGAGTCGGCGGCGGCCCTGGTCCGAGCGGACGTGACCGGACTCCGGGTGGCCGAACCGGAAGCGGCGCACCCGATGCTGGAGCGCCTGGGATCCCGTTACGCCGGTGCGGACGAGCTGCTGGACACGCCCGCCCTGGTCGAGGCCGTGCACAACAGCGTTTCGGACGCGCGCTCCGGCACCGATCCGGGGCCGCTGGCCGAGGCGGTGTTCTCGCTGGTCGAAAGCGCGGGTGGGCGCGACTGGCTGGGTGCGCTCGCGCTGCGGGACTCGGACGGGGAGATCCGCAGGGCCGACGAACTGCTGGTCCCCGGGGCGGCGTTGCTGGACGTGCTCGACTCCGGTGCGGTGGGAGCCGAGGCGCCGCTGGGGGTTCTGGAGGCGGCCACGGCCGAGCGGTGGCCCGGCTGGGTGCTGCGTTCCGCGGGACTGCTGGACTCCTTCGCCGTCGTGACCGAGGAGGAACCCGACTCGCCGCACGAGGGGCTGGCCGACACCGCCGAGTGGTGGCAGGAGGCGGAACGGGCCCGTGGTGCGGAGTGGCCCCCGGCCCGCTTCGTCGGGGTGCGGGACCTGGACCTGGTCGCCGGGGACCGCTGGCCCACCGCGCTGGAAATGCTCTGCTCCGAGCCGACGACCCTGGAGGCGCTGCGCGACCCCGGCGGCTACACCTCGTGGTGGGTGTCCAGGTACGCCCGGCTGGGCGGACGTCCTCCCCGGCACTGGCGCTCCCCGGAAGCCGAGTGGCTCGCCGGGTTGTACGACCCGGCTCCGGGCACGGGGCTGGAGGACTGGCAGCTGCGGCTCGCCGGGGTGCGCACGGAGCTGGACGTCTCCGACGGGGGCGACGCGGAGGACCTGATGCACCGCCTGGCCGATGCGCAGCGCACCGTGGGGGCGGGGGTGGCGCTGCGCGCGCACCGCGTTCTCGCCGAGGCCGTGGCCTGCGAGAGGTTCGACCCGGCCGAGGTCGATCCGCCGCAGGCCGTCCGCTCCGTCACGGGTGCCGTGGTGACCGCCGACCGCGCGGTGGTGCTGGACGAGCCGTGGTTGATCGGTGTTTTCGAACCCGCCCTGCTGGTAGCCGGGGGCACTCCCGAGGAGTTCGACGCCGAGTCGCTCGCCGAGCTGCTGGACCTGCCGCTGGCCTCCGAGCAGGGAGTGCTAGAGGTGCTGGGCCAAGGGGTCGCGCAGAGCTGGGGTGACGTGGCCAGGGTGCCCGCGGCCTGCGAGCTGCTGGGCGTGCGGGTCCCCTACGGCCAGGTGGTGCTGCGGGACGGTCTGCGAGTGCGCACCGCGGAGGGGGAGCACGACGTCCACTGGTGGGTCGACGGCAACGGGGTGGTCTACAGCGAGCGGAGCCCGGACGGGCTGGCGCGTGCGCTGGCCTGGGTGACCGATCGCTGGGACCTGCGGTTTGCCTTCGCGGGGCTCTTGGCCGAGGCCACGGCTGTCACCCTCCTTCGGTGA